A window of the Nibribacter ruber genome harbors these coding sequences:
- a CDS encoding aminotransferase class IV, translating to MPANPTLYAYLRGEILPYDQAFLHVSDLSIQRGYGIFDFLKVENGQPLFMEHYLDRFYHSAQLMELAIPLERSALQEAVFHLIDKNNLPLSGIKMILTGGYSLDGYQPVEPNLMIVQQPVTMPTQEQLQKGFEIITHEYVRDIPAAKTINYSVGIKLLSQIKAAGADDVLYHQGCVVSEFPRANFFIVKQDDTVVTAAQDVLKGITRKNVLEIAGRTFKAEEGTITLQDIDQAKEAFLTSTTKRVMPVVKMDGYAIGDGTPGPVTLALLEELLKLEKHSAQR from the coding sequence ATGCCCGCTAACCCAACTTTGTACGCCTACCTGCGCGGCGAAATTCTGCCCTACGACCAGGCTTTTCTGCACGTGAGCGACTTGTCCATCCAGAGAGGCTACGGCATCTTTGACTTCCTGAAGGTGGAGAACGGACAGCCCCTGTTCATGGAGCATTACCTGGACCGGTTTTACCACTCGGCGCAACTGATGGAGCTGGCAATCCCGCTGGAGCGGTCTGCCTTGCAGGAGGCGGTGTTTCATTTGATAGACAAGAACAACCTGCCACTGTCTGGCATCAAGATGATTTTAACGGGCGGCTATTCTCTGGATGGCTACCAGCCAGTAGAACCTAATCTCATGATTGTCCAGCAACCAGTCACCATGCCTACCCAGGAGCAGTTGCAGAAGGGCTTTGAAATTATCACCCATGAGTACGTGCGCGATATTCCGGCGGCCAAGACCATCAATTACTCGGTGGGTATAAAACTGTTGAGCCAAATAAAAGCGGCCGGCGCCGATGATGTGCTCTACCACCAAGGCTGCGTGGTGTCAGAATTCCCGAGGGCGAATTTCTTCATTGTTAAACAGGACGATACGGTGGTGACAGCGGCCCAGGATGTCTTAAAAGGCATCACCAGAAAGAACGTGCTGGAGATTGCCGGCCGTACCTTTAAAGCCGAGGAAGGCACCATCACATTGCAGGATATTGACCAGGCCAAAGAGGCGTTCCTCACCAGCACCACCAAGCGCGTGATGCCCGTGGTGAAGATGGACGGCTACGCCATTGGCGACGGCACGCCCGGCCCCGTCACCCTTGCCTTGCTGGAGGAATTGTTGAAGCTGGAGAAACATTCTGCTCAACGCTAG
- a CDS encoding RNA polymerase sigma factor produces MFLKLFARQKDPTDLELVHQFKKSGDAACVGELFERHTEMVYLVCLKYLKDEEESKDATMQIFETLFTALQKHEVTTFKSWLHTLAKNHCLMLLRADKKKKFSSFDDQTSASLEKSSAHAYEDQPEPELEVQLLAEGLQTLNEEQRLCVELFYLQKKSYKEIADLTGYEVAKVKSHIQNGKRNLRIYLERNYEQ; encoded by the coding sequence ATGTTTCTAAAACTCTTCGCACGCCAAAAAGACCCTACTGACCTGGAGCTGGTACACCAGTTCAAGAAGTCAGGGGACGCGGCTTGCGTGGGGGAATTGTTTGAGCGGCACACAGAGATGGTGTACCTGGTGTGCCTCAAGTACCTGAAGGACGAAGAGGAAAGCAAGGACGCCACCATGCAGATTTTTGAGACACTGTTCACGGCCCTGCAAAAGCATGAGGTAACTACTTTTAAAAGCTGGTTGCACACCCTGGCCAAGAACCACTGCCTGATGCTCCTGCGCGCTGATAAAAAGAAAAAATTCAGTTCCTTTGATGACCAGACCAGCGCCAGTCTGGAAAAGTCCAGCGCCCACGCCTATGAAGACCAACCAGAGCCTGAACTAGAGGTTCAATTATTGGCAGAAGGATTACAAACCTTGAACGAAGAACAACGCCTGTGCGTGGAGTTGTTTTACCTGCAGAAAAAAAGCTACAAAGAAATTGCGGACCTGACCGGGTACGAGGTGGCCAAAGTAAAGAGCCACATTCAAAACGGGAAGCGAAACCTGCGCATTTACCTGGAGAGAAACTATGAACAGTAA
- a CDS encoding ankyrin repeat domain-containing protein encodes MEFSSTNPEHLIFDAARKGDVSLIKELLAEGVPVDVRDGRGFTPMILASYEGHLEATKVLLNAGADVNIQDNSGNTALMGLCFKGHAEIAELLIEHGADLNLQNGSGGTALMFATMFGRHELVKIVAKHGADQNLRDSRGLTATEMAHKIGNEEALKVLEA; translated from the coding sequence ATGGAATTCAGCTCTACCAATCCAGAACATTTAATTTTTGATGCCGCCCGCAAAGGAGACGTGTCGCTCATTAAAGAACTGCTAGCCGAAGGCGTGCCGGTGGACGTGCGCGACGGCCGCGGATTCACGCCCATGATTCTGGCCAGTTACGAAGGACATTTAGAAGCCACCAAAGTCTTGCTAAATGCGGGCGCCGATGTGAACATACAGGACAACAGCGGCAACACCGCCTTGATGGGACTGTGCTTTAAGGGTCACGCTGAAATAGCCGAGCTACTCATTGAACACGGCGCCGACTTGAACCTGCAGAACGGAAGCGGCGGTACCGCTTTGATGTTTGCCACCATGTTCGGGCGGCATGAGCTGGTCAAGATTGTGGCCAAGCACGGCGCCGACCAGAACCTACGCGACAGCCGCGGCCTCACCGCCACCGAGATGGCGCACAAGATTGGCAACGAAGAAGCCTTAAAAGTATTGGAAGCCTAA